The following coding sequences lie in one Micromonospora sp. R77 genomic window:
- a CDS encoding sugar ABC transporter permease: MTTYADAPIANRNATGKSKNRWFVRVGWRHLVGILAVAFSIFPILFVISAALNPLGTLSSTELLPTGASVENFTNLFQKTAFGHWFLNSLLLAGVASFASIFLSSLAAYAFSRMRFAGRRVGLLTLLLIQMFPQFLAIVAIFLIFTTITDLYPAIGFNTPWGLFLLYMGGALGANTWLMKGFFDTLPKELDESATMDGASHVQVFFRIMLPLVAPILAVTGLLAFIGSINEFIIANVFLTEPNSKTLAVGMFGLVAGERNNNFGMFAAGTLLTAIPTVLVFQILQRYIVSGLTAGAVKG, translated from the coding sequence GTGACCACCTACGCGGACGCCCCGATCGCCAACCGCAACGCGACCGGGAAGTCGAAGAACCGCTGGTTCGTCCGGGTGGGCTGGCGGCACCTGGTCGGGATCCTGGCGGTGGCGTTCAGCATCTTCCCGATCCTGTTCGTGATCTCCGCGGCGCTCAACCCGCTCGGCACGCTCTCCTCGACGGAGCTGCTGCCGACCGGCGCGTCGGTGGAGAACTTCACCAACCTGTTCCAGAAGACGGCCTTCGGGCACTGGTTCCTCAACTCGCTGCTCCTGGCGGGGGTGGCCAGCTTCGCGTCGATCTTCCTCTCCTCGCTCGCGGCGTACGCGTTCTCCCGGATGCGCTTCGCCGGCCGCCGGGTCGGGCTGCTCACGCTGCTGCTGATCCAGATGTTCCCGCAGTTCCTGGCCATCGTGGCGATCTTCCTGATCTTCACGACGATCACCGACCTGTACCCGGCGATCGGCTTCAACACCCCGTGGGGCCTCTTCCTGCTCTACATGGGTGGCGCGCTGGGCGCGAACACCTGGCTGATGAAGGGCTTCTTCGACACCCTGCCGAAGGAGTTGGACGAGTCGGCGACGATGGACGGGGCCTCGCACGTGCAGGTCTTCTTCCGGATCATGCTGCCGCTGGTGGCGCCCATCCTGGCGGTGACCGGCCTGCTCGCCTTCATCGGCTCGATCAACGAGTTCATCATCGCCAACGTGTTCCTCACCGAGCCGAACTCGAAGACCCTCGCGGTCGGCATGTTCGGCCTGGTGGCCGGTGAGCGCAACAACAACTTCGGGATGTTCGCGGCGGGCACCCTGCTCACCGCCATCCCCACGGTGCTGGTGTTCCAGATCCTCCAGCGCTACATCGTCTCCGGCCTGACAGCTGGAGCAGTAAAGGGATGA
- a CDS encoding glycoside hydrolase family 13 protein, translating to MSLQPHHDGSATYVPEQEPGLGETVPVFVRVPAGADVRQVHVRTTGDGEPHFAEATVDRTEGGDVWWRADVEVRNPVSNYRFMLTGTTGYRWLNAAGLVDHDVPDNGDFKLVSHAPPPAWARDAVIYQIFPDRFARSAAADGRTPPDWAIPCDWDTPVIGRGPETPYQFYGGDLDGITAKLDHLDRLGVNTVYLTPIFPARSNHRYDAASFDTVDPLLGGDAALARLADAVRARGWRLLGDITSNHTGDAHEWFTRAVSDVHADERELYYFDLPGGDYESWNGVKSLPKLNWGSAELRRRFATAEDSLLRRWLRPPYGLDGWRVDVANMTGRRGADAYTHEVARLLREVVADTRPDGLLLAEHGHDHTGDLDRDGWHGTMNYVGFTDPVWSWLRHGDDPVPNFLGTPGGVRRRDAGAVLATMNTYRSLISWRSYVHSWQLLGSHDSARIRTVVGDAARQEVAAGLLATMPGTPVVFAGDELGLTGTNGEGSRTPMPWHRPESWDRRTFSAYRSLLALRRGEPALRHGGLRWVHADADTLVFLREAPTGAVLVLARRAAGAPVRLAGLPAGENVYGGAPALRPDADGTVALPADGPTFQVWRLG from the coding sequence ATGTCCCTGCAGCCGCACCACGACGGATCCGCGACCTACGTCCCCGAGCAGGAACCCGGGCTCGGGGAGACCGTGCCGGTCTTCGTCCGGGTGCCGGCGGGCGCCGACGTCCGCCAGGTGCACGTCCGGACCACCGGGGACGGCGAGCCGCACTTCGCCGAGGCCACCGTCGACCGCACCGAGGGCGGCGACGTCTGGTGGCGGGCCGACGTCGAGGTCCGCAACCCGGTCAGCAACTACCGCTTCATGCTCACCGGCACGACGGGCTACCGCTGGCTGAACGCCGCCGGGCTCGTCGACCACGACGTGCCCGACAACGGTGACTTCAAGCTGGTCAGCCACGCCCCGCCGCCGGCCTGGGCGCGGGACGCGGTGATCTACCAGATCTTCCCGGACCGGTTCGCCCGCTCCGCCGCCGCCGACGGCCGGACCCCACCGGACTGGGCCATCCCCTGCGACTGGGACACCCCCGTCATCGGGCGCGGCCCGGAGACCCCGTACCAGTTCTACGGCGGTGACCTGGACGGCATCACGGCGAAGCTGGACCACCTGGACCGGCTCGGCGTGAACACCGTCTACCTCACCCCGATCTTCCCGGCCCGCTCCAACCACCGGTACGACGCGGCCAGCTTCGACACCGTCGACCCGCTGCTCGGCGGGGACGCCGCCCTGGCCCGGCTCGCCGACGCGGTCCGCGCCCGCGGCTGGCGGCTGCTCGGCGACATCACCAGCAACCACACCGGCGACGCGCACGAGTGGTTCACCCGCGCCGTCTCCGACGTGCACGCCGACGAACGGGAGCTGTACTACTTCGACCTGCCCGGCGGGGACTATGAGTCCTGGAACGGCGTGAAGTCGCTGCCGAAGCTGAACTGGGGCAGCGCCGAGCTGCGCCGCCGCTTCGCCACCGCCGAGGACTCGCTGCTGCGTCGCTGGCTGCGCCCGCCGTACGGGCTGGACGGCTGGCGGGTCGACGTGGCCAACATGACCGGCCGGCGCGGTGCGGACGCGTACACCCACGAGGTGGCGCGGCTGCTGCGTGAGGTGGTCGCCGACACCCGCCCAGACGGGCTGCTGCTCGCCGAGCACGGTCACGACCACACCGGGGACCTGGACCGGGACGGCTGGCACGGCACCATGAACTACGTCGGCTTCACCGACCCGGTCTGGTCCTGGCTGCGGCACGGCGACGACCCCGTGCCGAACTTCCTCGGCACCCCGGGCGGGGTCCGACGGCGGGACGCGGGCGCGGTGCTGGCCACCATGAACACCTACCGGTCGCTGATCTCGTGGCGGTCGTACGTGCACTCGTGGCAGCTGCTCGGCTCGCACGACTCGGCCCGGATCCGGACCGTGGTCGGCGACGCCGCCCGGCAGGAGGTGGCCGCCGGACTGCTCGCCACCATGCCGGGCACCCCGGTGGTCTTCGCCGGTGACGAGCTGGGGCTGACCGGCACCAACGGGGAGGGCTCGCGCACCCCGATGCCGTGGCACCGGCCGGAGAGCTGGGACCGGCGCACGTTCTCCGCGTACCGGTCGCTGCTGGCGCTGCGGCGCGGCGAGCCGGCGCTGCGGCACGGTGGCCTGCGCTGGGTGCACGCCGACGCGGACACCCTGGTCTTCCTGCGGGAGGCGCCGACCGGCGCGGTGCTGGTGCTGGCCCGCCGGGCGGCCGGCGCCCCGGTCCGGCTGGCCGGCCTCCCGGCCGGGGAGAACGTGTACGGCGGCGCGCCCGCCCTGCGTCCCGACGCCGACGGCACGGTCGCCCTACCCGCCGACGGCCCCACCTTCCAGGTCTGGCGCCTGGGCTGA
- a CDS encoding LacI family DNA-binding transcriptional regulator: protein MRARLSDIAQQAEVSEATVSRVLNDRPGVAPETRQAVLTALDVLGYERPARLRKRSAGLVGLVVPELENPIFPAFAQVIESTLAQSGFTPVLCTQTPGGVTEDEYVEMLLDRQVSGIVFVSGLHADTAANHDRYRALIARPLPVVMINGYAPGIPAPFVSCDDREATELAVAHLVALGHRRIGLITGPDRFVPVQRRVAGFRAAVPRLAGVPESELDDLAELSLFGVEGGEAAAGRLIERGVTGIVCGSDLMALGAIRAARQRGLAVPEDVSVVGYDDSPLMAFTDPPLTTMRQPVAAMAVAAVRALVDEINGHAAPHSEYLFRPELVVRGSTAVLRQPAAAHPGATRQRPSAATLAVPA, encoded by the coding sequence ATGCGCGCTCGACTGTCCGACATCGCCCAACAGGCCGAAGTCAGCGAGGCCACGGTGTCGCGGGTGCTCAACGACCGCCCCGGAGTGGCCCCCGAGACCCGGCAAGCCGTCCTGACCGCCCTCGACGTGCTCGGCTACGAGCGCCCCGCCCGGCTGCGCAAGCGCAGCGCGGGCCTGGTCGGCCTGGTGGTGCCGGAGCTGGAGAATCCGATCTTCCCGGCGTTCGCCCAGGTCATCGAGTCGACGCTGGCGCAGAGCGGCTTCACACCGGTGCTGTGCACCCAGACCCCCGGCGGCGTCACCGAGGACGAGTACGTCGAGATGCTGCTGGACCGGCAGGTCTCCGGGATCGTGTTCGTCTCCGGGCTGCACGCCGACACCGCGGCCAACCACGACCGCTACCGGGCGCTGATCGCCCGGCCGCTGCCGGTCGTCATGATCAACGGGTACGCCCCCGGCATCCCCGCCCCCTTCGTCTCCTGCGACGACCGGGAGGCCACCGAGCTGGCCGTCGCCCACCTGGTCGCGCTCGGGCACCGGCGGATCGGCCTGATCACCGGTCCGGACCGGTTCGTGCCCGTGCAGCGCCGGGTGGCCGGCTTCCGGGCGGCCGTGCCCCGGCTCGCCGGCGTGCCGGAGAGCGAGCTGGACGACCTGGCCGAGCTCTCGCTCTTCGGCGTGGAGGGCGGCGAGGCCGCCGCCGGCCGGCTGATCGAGCGCGGCGTGACCGGCATCGTCTGCGGCTCCGACCTGATGGCCCTCGGCGCCATCCGGGCGGCCCGGCAGCGCGGGCTCGCCGTACCGGAGGACGTCTCCGTGGTCGGCTACGACGACTCGCCGCTGATGGCCTTCACCGACCCGCCGCTGACCACCATGCGCCAGCCGGTCGCGGCGATGGCGGTGGCCGCCGTCCGGGCGCTGGTCGACGAGATCAACGGACACGCCGCCCCGCACTCGGAATACCTGTTCCGTCCCGAGCTGGTGGTACGCGGCTCCACCGCGGTGCTGCGCCAGCCGGCCGCGGCGCACCCCGGTGCCACCCGGCAACGGCCGTCCGCCGCCACCCTCGCCGTCCCGGCCTGA
- a CDS encoding glycoside hydrolase family 13 protein: MTSAPTPTPLTSDDDWWRSAVVYQVYVRSFADANGDGVGDLQGIRERLPYLRDLGVDALWLTPFYTSPQIDAGYDVADYRDVDPLFGTLTDFDAMITDAHALDLRIIVDLVPNHTSSAHPWFTAALAAAPGSPERARYLFADGKGEQGELPPNDWESIFGGPAWTRVPDGQWYLHLFDPAQPDLNWRHPEVRAEFEDVLRFWLDRGVDGFRIDVAHGMIKAEGLPDVGFNSMTTGRRQSELLGKGRLPYFDQDEVHDIYRAWRPILDSYPGGRMAVAEAWAETPQRLARYIGPDELHQAFSFDFLDATWSADSFRKVVDTALAESTIVGAPTTWVLSNHDRQRHVTRYGDGEVGLRRARAAALLMLSLPGCAYVYQGEELGLPEVLDIPDELRQDPAFLRTGESRDGCRVPIPWSGELAPYGFGPASSELSWLPAPATWRALSVAAQTGVPGSTLELYRAALRIRHAHPALAGTTGGITWLETEPGVLAFRRAAGDTELTCVVNLSGAEVTVAGYGRPLVASADLTERGDGHVLPVDAAAWFERR; encoded by the coding sequence ATGACCTCCGCCCCCACCCCCACCCCGCTGACCTCCGACGACGACTGGTGGCGCTCCGCGGTCGTCTACCAGGTCTATGTCCGCAGCTTCGCCGACGCCAACGGTGACGGCGTCGGTGACCTCCAGGGCATCCGGGAACGCCTGCCGTACCTGCGGGACCTCGGGGTGGACGCGCTCTGGCTGACCCCCTTCTACACCTCGCCGCAGATCGACGCCGGCTACGACGTCGCCGACTACCGCGACGTCGACCCGCTCTTCGGCACGCTCACCGACTTCGACGCGATGATCACCGACGCGCACGCGCTGGACCTGCGGATCATCGTGGACCTGGTGCCGAACCACACCTCCAGCGCGCACCCCTGGTTCACCGCCGCCCTGGCCGCCGCGCCGGGCTCCCCGGAACGGGCGCGCTACCTCTTCGCCGACGGCAAGGGCGAGCAGGGCGAGCTGCCGCCGAACGACTGGGAGAGCATCTTCGGCGGTCCCGCCTGGACCCGGGTGCCGGACGGCCAGTGGTACCTGCACCTGTTCGACCCGGCCCAGCCCGACCTGAACTGGCGACACCCCGAGGTGCGCGCCGAGTTCGAGGACGTGCTGCGCTTCTGGCTCGACCGGGGCGTGGACGGCTTCCGGATCGACGTGGCCCACGGCATGATCAAGGCCGAGGGGCTGCCGGACGTCGGCTTCAACTCGATGACCACCGGGCGGCGCCAGTCCGAGCTGCTCGGCAAGGGCCGGCTGCCGTACTTCGACCAGGACGAGGTGCACGACATCTACCGCGCCTGGCGGCCGATCCTGGACAGCTACCCGGGCGGGCGGATGGCGGTCGCCGAGGCGTGGGCGGAGACCCCGCAGCGGCTGGCCCGCTACATCGGCCCGGACGAGCTGCACCAGGCGTTCAGCTTCGACTTCCTCGACGCCACCTGGTCGGCCGACTCGTTCCGCAAGGTGGTCGACACCGCGCTGGCCGAGTCGACCATCGTCGGCGCCCCGACCACCTGGGTGCTCTCCAACCACGACCGGCAGCGCCACGTCACCCGCTACGGCGACGGCGAGGTCGGCCTGCGCCGCGCCCGCGCCGCCGCCCTGCTGATGCTCTCCCTGCCCGGCTGCGCCTACGTCTACCAGGGCGAGGAGCTGGGCCTGCCCGAGGTGCTGGACATCCCCGACGAGCTGCGCCAGGACCCGGCGTTCCTGCGCACCGGCGAGAGCCGGGACGGCTGCCGGGTGCCGATCCCGTGGAGCGGCGAGCTGGCCCCGTACGGCTTCGGTCCGGCCAGCAGCGAGCTGAGCTGGCTGCCGGCCCCCGCGACCTGGCGTGCCCTCTCGGTGGCCGCCCAGACCGGCGTGCCCGGCTCGACCCTGGAGCTCTACCGGGCGGCCCTGCGGATCCGGCACGCGCACCCGGCGCTGGCCGGCACCACCGGCGGGATCACCTGGCTGGAGACCGAGCCCGGCGTGCTGGCGTTCCGGCGCGCCGCCGGGGACACCGAGCTGACCTGCGTGGTCAACCTCAGCGGCGCCGAGGTCACGGTCGCCGGCTACGGCCGGCCCCTGGTGGCCAGCGCCGACCTCACCGAGCGGGGCGACGGACACGTCCTGCCGGTGGACGCAGCTGCGTGGTTCGAACGGCGCTGA
- a CDS encoding maltose ABC transporter substrate-binding protein — MRIRTAGVVAVLGLALAASGCGGSDSDKPAAKESAKPAGASGKLVIWADDKRTAALKPFAEQFGQENGVTVEVQAVSKDLQTNFVTASQQGSGPDVVVGAHDWIGNLVQNGAIDPVQLAAEQKSAFNETAIKAVTFNGQLYGVPYATENIALIRNTELAPEAPKTIEDLVATGKKLKADKKASEILCLQSGQNGDAYHIYPLYTSGGGYLFGTGANGDYDPKDLGVGKPESIAAFQKIAKLGEKGDGALKRSITGENSIATFTGKKCAFLVSGPWAIADAKKAGIKYDISPVPGFAGGKEAQPFVGVQAFYVAAKGKNKALAQEFVSNYVTKPELAVALYKAEPRPPALTAAFDQVKGEDPDLAKFSEAGKNGQVLPAIPAMAAIWDPFGKAEAAIIGGADPAKTITAAGKTIQGQIK; from the coding sequence ATGCGCATCCGTACCGCGGGTGTGGTCGCCGTCCTCGGCCTGGCGCTCGCCGCCTCCGGCTGTGGCGGTAGCGACAGCGACAAGCCGGCCGCCAAGGAGTCCGCCAAGCCGGCGGGCGCGAGCGGCAAGCTGGTCATCTGGGCCGACGACAAGCGGACCGCGGCCCTCAAGCCGTTCGCCGAGCAGTTCGGCCAGGAGAACGGCGTCACCGTCGAGGTGCAGGCCGTCTCCAAGGACCTGCAGACCAACTTCGTCACCGCCTCCCAGCAGGGCAGCGGCCCGGACGTCGTGGTCGGCGCGCACGACTGGATCGGCAACCTGGTCCAGAACGGCGCCATCGACCCGGTTCAGCTCGCCGCCGAGCAGAAGAGCGCGTTCAACGAGACCGCCATCAAGGCGGTGACCTTCAACGGTCAGCTCTACGGCGTGCCCTACGCGACCGAGAACATCGCGCTGATCCGCAACACCGAGCTGGCCCCCGAGGCGCCGAAGACGATCGAGGACCTGGTCGCCACCGGCAAGAAGCTCAAGGCCGACAAGAAGGCCAGCGAGATCCTCTGCCTCCAGTCCGGCCAGAACGGCGACGCGTACCACATCTACCCGCTGTACACCTCCGGCGGCGGCTACCTCTTCGGCACCGGCGCCAACGGCGACTACGACCCGAAGGACCTGGGCGTGGGCAAGCCGGAGTCGATCGCGGCCTTCCAGAAGATCGCCAAGCTCGGCGAGAAGGGCGACGGTGCGCTGAAGCGCTCCATCACCGGCGAGAACTCCATCGCCACCTTCACCGGCAAGAAGTGCGCCTTCCTGGTCTCCGGCCCGTGGGCCATCGCCGACGCCAAGAAGGCCGGCATCAAGTACGACATCTCCCCGGTCCCCGGCTTCGCCGGTGGCAAGGAGGCCCAGCCGTTCGTGGGCGTCCAGGCGTTCTACGTCGCCGCCAAGGGCAAGAACAAGGCCCTGGCCCAGGAGTTCGTCAGCAACTACGTGACCAAGCCCGAGCTGGCCGTCGCGCTCTACAAGGCCGAGCCGCGCCCGCCGGCGCTGACCGCCGCCTTCGACCAGGTCAAGGGCGAGGACCCGGACCTGGCGAAGTTCTCCGAGGCCGGTAAGAACGGCCAGGTGCTCCCGGCGATCCCGGCCATGGCCGCGATCTGGGACCCGTTCGGCAAGGCGGAGGCCGCCATCATCGGTGGCGCCGACCCGGCCAAGACGATCACGGCCGCTGGCAAGACCATCCAGGGTCAGATCAAGTAA
- a CDS encoding ABC transporter permease subunit, which translates to MSTSLSGPGSATRNPGREPVGSGLPRKSRTARNHAPITLTGLIVKVVLLGLVAGIALWAAFPLIEAKMWTGLAILVATTAVLFYLYLTRRHIPAKYLVPGTLFLIAFQIFPVLYTASTAFTNFGDGHRGSKDDAIVAIQSSSVKQVPGSAEYALSIATKGDPATGPLVFLVTDPKTREVSAGDAGGLRKLDPGQFTVTPTGKVTAADGYTVLNFGQASARSKEITDLVVPTAGGALRSSGLSRAYEGKAIRAYDAGCDCIKDSESGKTWAADEATGSFVAADGDRLTQGWKVAVGLQNFSRVLTDPGISGPFFGTLAWNFAFALGSTGFTFLLGMAIALALHSPRMKGTNFYRVLLILPYAMPSFAMLLVWRDMFNTDFGLINNLFGVGVDWFGGSWSARIAVLLVQLWLGYPYMFLVATGALQAIPRELTEATSVDGASPWQSFKAVTLPLLLVALSPLLIASFAYNFNNVNAILLTTEGGPFAPDNPANGATDLLITYTYRLAFGAQGAEFGLAAAVSIFIFAIVATVSAVSFARTRKQEEVYS; encoded by the coding sequence ATGAGCACGTCGCTGTCCGGCCCGGGTTCCGCCACGCGGAACCCGGGCCGGGAGCCCGTCGGCTCCGGGCTCCCGCGCAAGTCCCGTACCGCGCGGAACCACGCGCCGATCACCCTGACCGGCCTCATCGTCAAGGTGGTCCTGCTCGGCCTGGTGGCCGGGATCGCGCTCTGGGCGGCCTTCCCGCTCATCGAGGCCAAGATGTGGACCGGCCTGGCCATCCTGGTGGCCACCACCGCCGTCCTGTTCTACCTCTACCTCACCCGGCGGCACATCCCGGCGAAGTACCTGGTCCCCGGCACGCTCTTCCTGATCGCCTTCCAGATCTTCCCGGTGCTCTACACCGCCAGCACCGCCTTCACGAACTTCGGCGACGGCCACCGCGGCAGCAAGGACGACGCGATCGTCGCCATCCAGAGCTCCTCGGTGAAGCAGGTCCCCGGCTCCGCCGAGTACGCGCTCTCCATCGCCACCAAGGGCGACCCGGCCACCGGCCCGCTGGTCTTCCTGGTCACCGACCCGAAGACCCGTGAGGTCTCCGCCGGTGACGCCGGTGGGCTGCGCAAGCTCGACCCCGGCCAGTTCACGGTCACCCCGACCGGCAAGGTCACCGCCGCCGACGGCTACACCGTGCTCAACTTCGGCCAGGCCAGCGCCCGCAGCAAGGAGATCACCGACCTGGTGGTCCCCACCGCCGGCGGCGCGCTGCGCTCCTCCGGCCTGTCCCGCGCCTACGAGGGCAAGGCCATCCGGGCGTACGACGCCGGGTGCGACTGCATCAAGGACAGCGAGAGCGGCAAGACCTGGGCCGCCGACGAGGCGACCGGCTCCTTCGTCGCGGCGGACGGCGACCGGCTCACCCAGGGCTGGAAGGTCGCCGTCGGGCTGCAGAACTTCAGCCGGGTGCTCACCGACCCCGGCATCTCCGGGCCGTTCTTCGGCACGCTGGCCTGGAACTTCGCCTTCGCGCTCGGTTCCACCGGCTTCACCTTCCTGCTCGGCATGGCCATCGCCCTCGCCCTGCACTCGCCCCGGATGAAGGGCACCAACTTCTACCGGGTGCTGCTGATCCTGCCGTACGCCATGCCGTCGTTCGCGATGCTGCTGGTCTGGCGGGACATGTTCAACACCGACTTCGGTCTGATCAACAACCTCTTCGGGGTCGGCGTCGACTGGTTCGGCGGTAGCTGGTCGGCCCGGATCGCGGTGCTGCTGGTGCAGCTCTGGCTCGGCTACCCGTACATGTTCCTGGTGGCCACCGGCGCGCTCCAGGCGATCCCGCGGGAGCTGACCGAGGCCACCTCGGTCGACGGCGCGTCGCCCTGGCAGTCGTTCAAGGCGGTCACCCTGCCGCTGCTGCTGGTCGCGCTCTCGCCGCTGCTGATCGCGTCGTTCGCGTACAACTTCAACAACGTCAACGCGATCCTGCTGACCACCGAGGGCGGCCCGTTCGCGCCGGACAACCCGGCCAACGGCGCCACCGACCTGTTGATCACCTACACCTACCGGCTCGCCTTCGGTGCCCAGGGCGCCGAGTTCGGGTTGGCGGCCGCCGTCTCGATCTTCATCTTCGCGATCGTGGCCACGGTGTCTGCGGTCAGCTTCGCCCGGACCCGCAAGCAGGAGGAGGTCTACTCGTGA
- a CDS encoding YhjD/YihY/BrkB family envelope integrity protein codes for MNVIGRIEAGLERRIDAVRDRSATFDHLWRAGTLYTDVLAGRLAAAIAYYGFFAVFALALVAYWVFGAILQDNDEVSAAAAGFLEENLPFLDPQQIAQSSNTVGVIGLVILVFTGIGWVEAIRSSQRLMYGLNQQPGNLVVRRLVDLGVLVAVFVMLGVSVAAVDALESVLRFLLRSTGSVGLTTISAVLSILVNAVLATALLVAVPRLRMSRRRLRPVVLLVAVGITLLNTVGRYYVVRTERNPAYTVVATAVGLLLYLYLLNQLVLFGAALAATSRAGRVVDLAEGGAAAAEVDVEADEIDPDTDPGAPGGAG; via the coding sequence GTGAACGTGATCGGCCGGATCGAGGCCGGCCTGGAACGCCGGATCGACGCGGTACGCGACCGCTCGGCGACCTTCGACCACCTGTGGCGGGCCGGCACGCTCTACACCGACGTGCTGGCCGGTCGACTCGCCGCGGCCATCGCCTACTACGGCTTCTTCGCGGTCTTCGCGCTCGCGCTGGTGGCGTACTGGGTCTTCGGGGCGATCCTGCAGGACAACGACGAGGTCAGCGCCGCCGCCGCCGGATTCCTCGAGGAGAACCTGCCCTTCCTCGACCCGCAGCAGATCGCCCAGAGCAGCAACACCGTCGGGGTGATCGGTCTGGTCATCCTGGTCTTCACCGGCATCGGCTGGGTGGAGGCGATCCGGTCCTCGCAGCGGCTGATGTACGGGCTCAACCAGCAGCCCGGCAACCTGGTGGTCCGCCGCCTGGTCGACCTCGGTGTGCTGGTGGCGGTCTTCGTGATGCTCGGGGTGTCGGTGGCCGCCGTCGACGCGCTGGAGTCGGTGCTGCGGTTCCTGCTGCGCAGCACCGGGTCGGTCGGCCTGACCACGATCAGCGCGGTGCTCAGCATCCTGGTCAACGCGGTGCTGGCGACCGCGCTGCTGGTGGCGGTGCCCCGGCTGCGGATGAGCCGCCGCCGGCTGCGACCGGTGGTGCTGCTGGTCGCCGTCGGGATCACCCTGCTGAACACCGTCGGCCGCTACTACGTGGTACGCACCGAGCGGAACCCCGCGTACACCGTGGTGGCGACGGCGGTGGGGCTGCTGCTCTATCTCTATCTGCTCAACCAGTTGGTGCTCTTCGGGGCCGCCCTGGCGGCGACCAGCCGGGCCGGTCGGGTGGTGGACCTGGCCGAGGGGGGCGCGGCGGCGGCCGAGGTGGACGTGGAGGCGGACGAGATCGACCCGGACACCGATCCGGGTGCGCCGGGAGGGGCGGGCTGA
- a CDS encoding BMP family protein, with the protein MRIASAFVAGGLVLGAAACGEAPKDDNNAGGNGGKKYSACMVTDVGGIDDKSFNTSAWKGLQEAAKENSNIDAKYVASKAEADYEVNLNGYVNQKCDFILAVGGLMAKATTKAAEAHKDQQFAIVDANPGVDNVYPMQFDTAQAAFQAGYLAAGMSKTGKVGTYGAIPIPPVTIFMDGFVDGVAYYNKAKSKNVQVLGWDKATQKGSFSNSFTKQDDGKKVSDTLVAQGADIIMPVAGGAGLGTTAAAKASGGKFSVIWVDVDGCESTPDCAALLTTVVKNIPDAVKEAVLKAAGGEKLAAKPGFVGTLANNGVSIAPYHDFDSKVPADLKAEVEKLKADIAAGTITVTSKAQPTK; encoded by the coding sequence ATGCGGATCGCCTCCGCTTTCGTGGCGGGTGGGCTCGTGCTGGGCGCCGCCGCATGTGGTGAGGCCCCCAAGGACGACAACAACGCCGGTGGCAACGGCGGCAAGAAGTACAGCGCCTGCATGGTGACCGACGTCGGCGGCATCGACGACAAGTCCTTCAACACCTCGGCCTGGAAGGGCCTGCAGGAGGCGGCGAAGGAGAACAGCAACATCGACGCCAAGTACGTCGCGTCGAAGGCCGAGGCGGACTACGAGGTCAACCTCAACGGCTACGTCAACCAGAAGTGCGACTTCATCCTGGCCGTCGGTGGGCTGATGGCCAAGGCCACCACCAAGGCCGCCGAGGCGCACAAGGACCAGCAGTTCGCGATCGTCGACGCGAACCCGGGCGTGGACAACGTCTACCCGATGCAGTTCGACACCGCCCAGGCGGCCTTCCAGGCCGGCTACCTGGCCGCCGGGATGAGCAAGACCGGCAAGGTCGGCACCTACGGTGCCATCCCGATCCCGCCGGTCACCATCTTCATGGACGGTTTCGTCGACGGCGTGGCCTACTACAACAAGGCCAAGAGCAAGAACGTCCAGGTGCTGGGCTGGGACAAGGCGACCCAGAAGGGTTCCTTCTCCAACTCGTTCACCAAGCAGGACGACGGCAAGAAGGTCTCCGACACCCTGGTCGCCCAGGGCGCGGACATCATCATGCCGGTTGCCGGTGGCGCGGGCCTCGGCACCACCGCCGCGGCCAAGGCCTCCGGCGGCAAGTTCTCGGTGATCTGGGTGGACGTCGACGGCTGCGAGAGCACCCCGGACTGCGCCGCGCTGCTGACCACCGTGGTCAAGAACATCCCGGACGCCGTCAAGGAGGCCGTGCTCAAGGCCGCCGGTGGCGAGAAGCTGGCTGCCAAGCCCGGCTTCGTCGGCACCCTGGCGAACAACGGTGTCTCGATCGCCCCGTACCACGACTTCGACAGCAAGGTCCCCGCGGACCTGAAGGCCGAGGTCGAGAAGCTCAAGGCGGACATCGCCGCCGGCACCATCACGGTCACCTCGAAGGCCCAGCCGACCAAGTGA